A single window of Planctomycetia bacterium DNA harbors:
- a CDS encoding zinc ABC transporter substrate-binding protein: MRSALLAGILAVLLPAVASAEGGEKLRLVCSTTQVTDFVRQVVGDRCHVDGILSPGADPHLYETKPGDAQLIGKADLCFDNGLHLEGKDWMRVLAETADKKVVSCTEGVEPLQLHAGKEVVHDPHAWFSVTNAAVYVNNILQAMIEIDPEGKDEYTARARLYLDQLRALHLWTQREVSALPPSKRILVTSHDAFQYFCAEHGFKSAAPVGWSTGDEIGAGLTPAKRKTTVDSIRGFGVKAIFVETSVNPKLIREIASEAGVSVGGELYSDSMGPPGSAGETYIGMMRENVVTIVRALKE; encoded by the coding sequence ATGCGATCAGCGTTGTTGGCGGGCATCCTCGCGGTCCTCTTACCTGCTGTGGCTAGTGCGGAGGGGGGGGAGAAGCTCCGCCTGGTCTGCTCGACGACGCAGGTGACCGATTTCGTCCGCCAGGTGGTGGGCGATCGCTGCCACGTGGATGGCATCCTCTCACCAGGCGCCGATCCGCACCTTTACGAAACGAAGCCAGGCGATGCCCAGTTGATCGGCAAGGCCGATCTCTGCTTCGACAACGGTCTGCATCTGGAAGGCAAGGATTGGATGCGGGTGCTGGCGGAAACCGCCGACAAGAAGGTGGTCTCCTGCACGGAAGGAGTCGAGCCGCTGCAACTCCACGCAGGAAAAGAGGTCGTCCACGACCCGCACGCCTGGTTTTCGGTGACCAACGCCGCGGTTTATGTGAACAACATCCTGCAGGCGATGATTGAGATCGATCCGGAAGGCAAGGACGAATACACAGCCCGCGCCAGGCTGTACTTGGATCAACTCCGAGCGTTGCACCTTTGGACGCAGCGCGAGGTCAGCGCCTTGCCGCCGTCGAAGCGAATCCTGGTCACGAGCCACGACGCGTTTCAATATTTCTGCGCGGAGCACGGCTTCAAATCCGCGGCGCCGGTCGGTTGGTCGACAGGTGATGAAATCGGCGCCGGACTAACGCCGGCGAAGCGCAAGACGACCGTGGATTCCATCCGCGGTTTCGGCGTGAAGGCCATCTTTGTTGAGACCAGCGTGAATCCTAAACTGATTCGCGAGATCGCCAGCGAAGCGGGCGTGAGCGTCGGCGGCGAACTGTACTCCGATTCGATGGGCCCGCCGGGATCGGCTGGCGAGACTTACATT